Proteins encoded together in one Cicer arietinum cultivar CDC Frontier isolate Library 1 chromosome 4, Cicar.CDCFrontier_v2.0, whole genome shotgun sequence window:
- the LOC140919990 gene encoding uncharacterized protein: MFVSYIGAVVRQNVPITIDNWRDKALKDAKDIIWNDIQTTFVLDEERKSYVLRVAGKIHRGFRSHLSNFYLKDREGNTNAEPPKIYQHYISKDEWSAFVSKRSDPAFVNISTANRERASNPKHPYKKSRMGYARLEQKIRKDTQADQPLGRHILWKDTCRDILGKVFNVPEYSGRIQLNKPPVQPKRASKPPTLEGNRASKLQRLKGNKAAKIAARKLDRGKSFAVAHVPKIIL; this comes from the exons atgtttgtaagctacattggggctgttgttcgtcaaaatgtcccaataacaatagacaactggagagataaggcgttgaaggatgccaaagatatcatctggaatgacattcaa accacttttgttcttgatgaggaacgaaagtcatatgttttgagagttgctgggaaaatccatcgtggatttagatcccatctctcaaatttctatctaaaagatagagaaggaaacacaaatgctgaacctccaaagatatatcaacattatatatcaaaggatgaatggagtgcatttgtttccaaacgttctgacccggcgtttgtc aatattagtacggcaaatcgcgaacgggcaagcaacccaaaacacccatacaagaaatcacgtatgggatatgcacgccttgaacaaaaaatt agaaaagacacccaagccgatcaacccttgggtcgtcatatcttatggaaggatacttgcagggacattcttggtaaagtgtttaatgtccctgagtattccggtcgg atcCAATTAAATAAACCACCTGTACAGCCAAAAAGAGCCAGCAAACCTCCAACATTGGAGGGTAATAGGGCttccaaactacaaaggctgaagggtaataaagctgccaaaattGCAGCAAgaaaactggatcggggaaaatcgttCGCTGTTGCCCAtgttcctaaaataa tactttga
- the LOC101488747 gene encoding aspartic proteinase 36 isoform X1 produces the protein MVNCNPCTGCPHSSGLGIELNFFDTTSSSTAALVHCSDPICSPTVQGVASSCSHKDKHNQCRYVFKFQDNSAASGFYLSDNMYFDTTIGHSSPTSVSSSAAVLFGCSTDVSGGLTKTARAFDGIFGFGPNDVSVVSQLSSQGKTPNVFSHCLKGDGNGGGILVIGEILEPNTVYSPMVPSQFHYVLNLQSISVNGNLLSINPAVFVTPHDKGIVVDSGTTLAYLAQEAYDPLVNAITTVVSQLGSPAISQGSPCYLVSTSIDIFPSITFHFAGGAPMVLKPAQYLVHNDFLFASTWCIGFQKTQGEPSILGDLVLKDRIIVYDLDNQRIGWTDYDCSMPVNVSMTLRKDKKINPRAKRSGASSSEIRIL, from the exons ATGGTTAACTGTAATCCTTGTACTGGTTGCCCTCATTCCAGTGGACTTGGG ATTGAACTCAATTTTTTTGACACAACTAGTTCATCCACGGCCGCACTAGTACATTGCTCAGACCCGATATGCTCTCCCACGGTTCAAGGGGTGGCTAGTAGTTGCTCTCATAAGGATAAGCATAATCAGTGTAGATACGTCTTTAAGTTTCAAGATAACAGTGCTGCCTCCGGTTTTTATTTATCTGATAACATGTATTTTGACACGACAATCGGGCATTCTTCTCCGACTAGTGTTAGCTCTTCAGCCGCTGTTCTTTTTGG GTGTAGCACCGATGTATCTGGAGGTTTGACCAAGACGGCAAGAGCGTTTGATGGAATCTTTGGGTTTGGCCCTAATGATGTATCAGTTGTATCACAATTGTCATCACAAGGAAAAACACCCAATGTTTTCTCTCACTGTTTGAAAGGAGATGGCAATGGAGGAGGAATTCTAGTTATTGGTGAAATTTTGGAGCCCAATACTGTTTATAGTCCAATGGTTCCATCGCA GTTTCATTATGTCTTGAATCTCCAAAGCATTTCTGTCAATGGAAATCTCCTTTCAATTAATCCAGCCGTATTTGTAACACCACACGACAAAGGAATTGTAGTTGACAGCGGTACAACATTGGCATATCTTGCTCAAGAAGCTTATGATCCTCTTGTTAATGCC ATAACTACTGTTGTATCACAACTTGGCAGTCCCGCTATTTCACAAGGAAGTCCTTGCTATCTGGTTTCAACCAG TATAGATATTTTTCCTTCGATCACCTTTCACTTTGCTGGTGGAGCGCCCATGGTTCTAAAACCAGCACAGTACCTTGTGCACAATGATTTCTTG TTTGCTTCAACGTGGTGCATTGGTTTTCAAAAAACACAGGGTGAGCCTTCAATATTAGGAG ATCTTGTCTTAAAAGATAGGATAATTGTTTATGACTTGGATAATCAACGCATAGGATGGACCGACTATGATT GTTCTATGCCTGTCAACGTCTCTATGACCCTGAGGaaggataaaaaaataaatccaaGAGCAAAACGATCGGGGGCCAGCAGCTCAGAGATAAGGATTCTCTAA
- the LOC101488747 gene encoding aspartic proteinase 36 isoform X2: MYFDTTIGHSSPTSVSSSAAVLFGCSTDVSGGLTKTARAFDGIFGFGPNDVSVVSQLSSQGKTPNVFSHCLKGDGNGGGILVIGEILEPNTVYSPMVPSQFHYVLNLQSISVNGNLLSINPAVFVTPHDKGIVVDSGTTLAYLAQEAYDPLVNAITTVVSQLGSPAISQGSPCYLVSTSIDIFPSITFHFAGGAPMVLKPAQYLVHNDFLFASTWCIGFQKTQGEPSILGDLVLKDRIIVYDLDNQRIGWTDYDCSMPVNVSMTLRKDKKINPRAKRSGASSSEIRIL; this comes from the exons ATGTATTTTGACACGACAATCGGGCATTCTTCTCCGACTAGTGTTAGCTCTTCAGCCGCTGTTCTTTTTGG GTGTAGCACCGATGTATCTGGAGGTTTGACCAAGACGGCAAGAGCGTTTGATGGAATCTTTGGGTTTGGCCCTAATGATGTATCAGTTGTATCACAATTGTCATCACAAGGAAAAACACCCAATGTTTTCTCTCACTGTTTGAAAGGAGATGGCAATGGAGGAGGAATTCTAGTTATTGGTGAAATTTTGGAGCCCAATACTGTTTATAGTCCAATGGTTCCATCGCA GTTTCATTATGTCTTGAATCTCCAAAGCATTTCTGTCAATGGAAATCTCCTTTCAATTAATCCAGCCGTATTTGTAACACCACACGACAAAGGAATTGTAGTTGACAGCGGTACAACATTGGCATATCTTGCTCAAGAAGCTTATGATCCTCTTGTTAATGCC ATAACTACTGTTGTATCACAACTTGGCAGTCCCGCTATTTCACAAGGAAGTCCTTGCTATCTGGTTTCAACCAG TATAGATATTTTTCCTTCGATCACCTTTCACTTTGCTGGTGGAGCGCCCATGGTTCTAAAACCAGCACAGTACCTTGTGCACAATGATTTCTTG TTTGCTTCAACGTGGTGCATTGGTTTTCAAAAAACACAGGGTGAGCCTTCAATATTAGGAG ATCTTGTCTTAAAAGATAGGATAATTGTTTATGACTTGGATAATCAACGCATAGGATGGACCGACTATGATT GTTCTATGCCTGTCAACGTCTCTATGACCCTGAGGaaggataaaaaaataaatccaaGAGCAAAACGATCGGGGGCCAGCAGCTCAGAGATAAGGATTCTCTAA